From the genome of Sulfitobacter sp. DSM 110093, one region includes:
- a CDS encoding mandelate racemase/muconate lactonizing enzyme family protein, producing the protein MKLQDLDIIVTAPPAPGWGGRYWILIKVTTDTGVTGWGECYAASVGPDAMRVVIEDVFARHMQGENPENIELMFRRAYSAGFTQRPDLTVMGAFSGLEIACWDILGKDRDRPVHALIGGRTNDRVRGYTYLYPLPHHSMADFWTSPEMAAESAADCVARGYTAVKFDPAGPYTLRGGHMPAMSDISTSVAFCKAIREAVGDRADLLFGTHGQFTTAGAIRLGQALEPYSPLWYEEPIPPDAPEQMAKVARGVRIPVATGERLTTKAEFAPLLRAGAAEILQPALGRVGGIAEAKKIATMAEVYNAQVAPHLYAGPVEWAANVQLATAIPNILMCECIETPFHDQLIKGAIRVEDGFITASDAPGLGIEVDEGLARAHPYTGDGLHLEMREEPCDYVNGNNFQGGAPADSH; encoded by the coding sequence ATGAAGCTACAAGACCTCGACATCATCGTGACGGCCCCGCCCGCCCCCGGCTGGGGCGGGCGCTATTGGATATTGATCAAGGTGACGACCGATACGGGCGTGACCGGCTGGGGCGAATGCTATGCCGCCAGCGTCGGGCCCGATGCAATGCGCGTGGTGATCGAAGACGTTTTTGCCCGCCATATGCAGGGCGAAAATCCTGAGAATATCGAGTTGATGTTCCGCCGCGCCTATTCCGCGGGCTTTACCCAGCGGCCAGATTTGACCGTCATGGGCGCGTTTTCGGGGCTAGAGATCGCCTGTTGGGACATTCTAGGCAAAGACCGCGACCGTCCGGTGCATGCGTTGATCGGCGGGCGCACCAATGACCGGGTGCGCGGCTATACCTACCTTTACCCACTGCCGCATCACAGCATGGCCGATTTCTGGACCTCGCCCGAGATGGCGGCGGAATCGGCGGCGGACTGCGTGGCGCGGGGCTATACCGCGGTGAAATTCGACCCTGCCGGCCCCTATACGCTGCGCGGCGGGCATATGCCTGCGATGTCGGATATCAGCACCTCCGTGGCCTTTTGCAAAGCCATCCGCGAGGCCGTTGGCGACCGCGCCGATCTGCTCTTTGGCACCCATGGGCAGTTCACCACCGCAGGCGCGATCCGGCTGGGGCAGGCGTTAGAGCCCTATAGCCCGCTGTGGTACGAAGAGCCGATCCCACCAGACGCGCCCGAGCAGATGGCCAAGGTCGCGCGCGGCGTGCGCATTCCCGTGGCCACGGGCGAGCGGCTGACGACAAAGGCCGAGTTTGCGCCCCTGTTGCGCGCCGGTGCGGCAGAGATTTTGCAACCGGCGCTTGGCCGCGTGGGTGGCATTGCAGAAGCCAAAAAGATCGCCACCATGGCCGAGGTCTATAACGCGCAGGTGGCGCCGCATCTCTATGCCGGGCCGGTGGAATGGGCGGCGAATGTGCAGCTTGCCACGGCGATACCGAATATCCTGATGTGCGAATGTATCGAAACGCCGTTTCATGACCAGCTGATCAAAGGGGCGATCCGGGTGGAGGATGGGTTCATCACCGCCTCTGACGCGCCCGGTCTGGGGATCGAAGTGGACGAAGGCCTTGCCCGCGCGCATCCCTATACCGGCGATGGGCTGCATCTGGAGATGCGCGAAGAGCCTTGCGATTATGTGAACGGGAATAATTTCCAAGGCG